One Methanomassiliicoccales archaeon genomic window carries:
- a CDS encoding alanine--glyoxylate aminotransferase family protein, with protein MNRSMMTHRSKDYKDLHRSIVEKLRKALETDMHIILAATSSSGFLESCVRCGVQSKMLGISNGSFGERWQKIGTANGKEVVKLQVPWGKAVRPKDLEGTVDESTEAVTLVSNESSTGVFNPVEDLIRAIREEGDPLVFIDGVTSVGAIDLRLDRIDVDALVFGTQKALALPPGLAVICASDRLLEKAKSVENRGFYFDLLELKKYADKDYAMTTPPVSLMYGLDFQLDRMLKEGMTSRYERHQEMADIVREWAERRAGLFAEQGHRSNTITVVNNTEFNFDAIQNSLEGKGYEISGGYGKLKDETYRIGHMGDLTVPDIREFLAVMNKVMEELA; from the coding sequence ATGAACCGTTCCATGATGACGCACAGGAGCAAGGACTACAAGGACCTCCACAGAAGCATAGTGGAGAAGCTGAGGAAGGCGCTGGAGACGGATATGCACATCATCCTGGCGGCGACTTCCTCTTCGGGTTTCCTCGAGTCCTGCGTCCGTTGCGGTGTCCAGAGCAAGATGCTGGGTATCTCGAACGGATCGTTCGGCGAGAGGTGGCAGAAGATCGGTACAGCCAACGGCAAGGAGGTGGTGAAACTCCAGGTGCCATGGGGAAAGGCCGTTCGACCCAAGGACCTGGAGGGAACGGTCGATGAGAGCACAGAGGCCGTCACCTTGGTATCCAACGAGTCATCCACGGGCGTGTTCAATCCGGTTGAGGATCTGATCCGCGCCATCAGGGAGGAGGGCGATCCTCTAGTTTTCATCGATGGCGTCACATCCGTCGGGGCAATCGATCTCCGACTTGACCGAATTGATGTGGACGCGCTTGTTTTCGGTACCCAGAAGGCACTGGCACTCCCTCCCGGTCTGGCCGTGATCTGCGCCTCGGACCGATTGCTGGAGAAGGCCAAGAGCGTGGAGAACCGGGGTTTCTACTTCGACCTGCTGGAGCTGAAGAAGTATGCCGATAAGGACTACGCAATGACCACCCCACCCGTGTCTCTCATGTATGGCTTGGATTTCCAGCTGGACCGTATGCTAAAGGAGGGCATGACTAGCAGGTACGAGAGGCATCAGGAGATGGCAGATATTGTCCGGGAATGGGCAGAAAGGAGGGCGGGCCTCTTCGCTGAGCAAGGTCATCGTTCCAATACTATCACGGTGGTGAACAACACCGAATTCAATTTTGATGCGATTCAGAACTCCCTTGAGGGAAAGGGATACGAGATATCAGGCGGATATGGGAAGCTTAAAGACGAGACCTACAGAATAGGTCATATGGGCGACCTGACCGTGCCCGATATAAGGGAGTTCCTGGCAGTGATGAATAAGGTTATGGAGGAATTAGCGTGA
- a CDS encoding phosphoglycerate dehydrogenase, which translates to MKLLVTDPISNEGLEILKRDARVQVDVKSTLSHEELLKEIADYDGIIIRSGTKVTSEVIDAGRNLKVVGRAGVGVDNVDVDHATRKGVLVMNTPAANILSAAEHTMAMMLTLARKIVWADNSLKSGKWERKKFTGIELSGKTLGIVGIGRIGGEVAKRAKAFQMRLIGFDPFISPENAVKVGVRLLPLERVVEEADIITVHAPLTKGTYHLLGEEQFRLMKPSALVINCARGGIIDEDALCSALEERRIAGAAIDVYEEEPPLGSKLLELDNIVTTPHLGASTKEAQEKVSLEMAEHVKKFLLEGRISNAVNAPRGKVDPKVAPFIPLAETLGCFAMNIFDSPLRRVQVTVCGEIASRDTSMVRISALIGALSNITGENTNIINAEAIAKEKGIQVVESKVDESSHFVNMISVQLQSDGHKLEVRGTAFPADEPRLVGIDEFDIDMPLEGDLIMTIHQDVPGVIGKVGNILGNNNINIARMRVGRRNRGERALMLVVVDDFVEKELLDELVREAGLQEARYIRLSEMRPKEYMQL; encoded by the coding sequence GTGAAGTTGCTTGTGACTGACCCCATCTCGAACGAGGGCCTGGAGATACTGAAAAGAGACGCGAGGGTTCAGGTGGATGTGAAATCCACGCTAAGCCACGAAGAGCTGCTGAAGGAGATCGCCGACTACGACGGCATCATCATAAGGAGCGGTACCAAGGTGACCTCGGAGGTCATCGACGCGGGCAGAAATCTCAAGGTGGTGGGAAGGGCCGGAGTGGGCGTCGACAATGTCGACGTGGATCATGCCACCCGGAAGGGAGTCCTGGTCATGAACACACCCGCAGCCAACATACTCTCTGCGGCCGAGCACACAATGGCTATGATGCTCACCCTTGCCCGCAAGATCGTTTGGGCAGACAACTCTCTCAAGTCCGGCAAGTGGGAAAGGAAGAAGTTCACGGGCATAGAGCTCAGCGGCAAGACCCTTGGCATCGTTGGTATCGGCCGGATAGGAGGAGAGGTTGCCAAGAGAGCCAAGGCCTTCCAGATGCGACTCATCGGCTTCGATCCCTTTATATCGCCGGAGAACGCGGTGAAGGTTGGTGTAAGGCTTCTCCCCCTGGAAAGAGTGGTGGAAGAAGCGGACATCATCACCGTCCATGCTCCATTGACCAAGGGAACCTACCACCTCCTAGGGGAGGAACAGTTCAGACTCATGAAGCCCTCCGCGCTGGTAATCAACTGCGCCAGAGGAGGGATCATCGATGAGGATGCGCTTTGCAGCGCCCTCGAAGAACGAAGGATAGCCGGGGCCGCGATTGACGTGTACGAAGAGGAACCTCCCTTGGGCTCCAAGCTACTGGAGCTGGACAACATAGTGACCACCCCACATCTTGGGGCATCGACCAAGGAAGCCCAGGAGAAGGTCTCGCTGGAGATGGCCGAGCACGTCAAGAAGTTTCTCCTTGAGGGGAGAATCAGCAACGCTGTCAATGCCCCAAGGGGAAAGGTGGATCCGAAGGTTGCGCCCTTCATTCCACTAGCGGAGACTCTTGGATGCTTCGCGATGAACATCTTCGATTCACCGCTCAGGAGGGTTCAGGTAACCGTCTGCGGAGAGATCGCGAGCAGGGATACCAGCATGGTCCGCATCTCAGCGCTTATCGGGGCTCTTTCAAATATAACCGGGGAGAACACCAACATAATCAACGCCGAGGCGATCGCCAAGGAGAAAGGCATCCAGGTGGTGGAGTCCAAGGTGGACGAGTCCTCTCACTTCGTGAATATGATAAGCGTGCAGTTGCAGTCAGACGGGCACAAGCTCGAGGTCCGTGGGACGGCATTCCCGGCCGACGAACCTCGGCTGGTTGGTATAGACGAGTTCGATATCGACATGCCTCTAGAGGGTGATCTCATCATGACCATCCACCAGGATGTTCCAGGTGTGATAGGCAAGGTGGGCAACATCCTTGGCAACAACAACATCAACATAGCCAGGATGCGGGTTGGCAGGCGAAATCGGGGCGAGAGGGCCTTGATGCTGGTGGTGGTCGATGATTTCGTGGAGAAGGAACTTCTGGATGAACTGGTCAGAGAGGCAGGACTGCAAGAGGCACGCTATATTCGCCTTAGTGAGATGAGACCGAAGGAGTACATGCAGTTATAG
- the wecB gene encoding UDP-N-acetylglucosamine 2-epimerase (non-hydrolyzing), producing MKILSIVGARPQFIKLAPLHPEVSRRHEHIIVHTGQHYDYEMSQVFFEELSIPDPNYNLGIGSGTHAEQTGAIMLACERTLLIEEPDVVLVYGDTNSTLAAGLAAAKLNIPIAHVEAGLRSFNRKMPEEINRILTDHLSTAFLCPSQASVENLRKEGKEEHVHLVGDTMVQTLLMIEPKLTTEILTRNELKSGQFVLCTVHRQDNADSIENMESIIGAMIDSDESIVFPIHPRTKKNLDRWKMLPSIQKAENIVLLPPQGFLSFISLEKHAKAIMTDSGGVQKEAFFFRVPCITMRCETEWVETVDHGWNVLVGSDRKSILDALENLGPGDPNPTSYGDVHVATRIVEALEDL from the coding sequence ATGAAGATACTCTCTATCGTTGGCGCAAGACCCCAATTCATTAAGCTCGCTCCGCTTCACCCAGAGGTTTCCAGGCGACACGAGCATATTATCGTGCACACTGGGCAGCACTATGATTATGAGATGAGCCAGGTGTTCTTCGAAGAGTTGAGTATACCTGATCCGAATTACAACCTCGGGATCGGCTCGGGAACTCACGCCGAACAGACTGGGGCCATCATGCTTGCCTGTGAGAGGACTCTCTTGATTGAAGAACCAGACGTCGTTTTGGTCTACGGGGACACGAATTCCACCCTCGCCGCGGGGCTTGCCGCGGCTAAGCTGAACATACCGATCGCACATGTAGAGGCAGGTCTTCGTTCTTTCAACCGAAAGATGCCGGAGGAGATAAACAGGATACTGACCGATCATCTTTCCACAGCATTTCTCTGCCCCTCACAAGCTTCGGTCGAGAACTTGAGAAAGGAAGGTAAGGAGGAGCATGTGCACCTTGTAGGCGATACAATGGTCCAGACCCTTCTTATGATAGAGCCCAAGCTGACGACAGAAATCCTAACAAGGAATGAGCTCAAGAGTGGACAATTCGTACTCTGCACGGTCCATCGGCAGGATAATGCCGATTCGATCGAGAATATGGAGTCGATAATCGGAGCGATGATTGATTCCGATGAGAGCATCGTGTTTCCTATTCACCCACGCACCAAGAAGAACCTCGATCGGTGGAAAATGCTGCCCTCTATTCAAAAGGCGGAAAATATAGTTCTATTGCCACCACAAGGGTTTCTCTCCTTCATCTCTCTTGAAAAGCATGCAAAGGCCATTATGACCGATTCGGGCGGCGTTCAGAAGGAAGCGTTCTTCTTCCGTGTTCCCTGCATCACTATGAGGTGCGAAACCGAGTGGGTAGAGACCGTAGATCATGGATGGAATGTCCTGGTAGGTTCCGATCGCAAGTCCATATTGGATGCACTTGAGAATCTTGGACCAGGAGATCCCAATCCTACCTCATACGGTGATGTCCATGTGGCGACTAGGATCGTTGAAGCTCTTGAGGATCTCTAG
- a CDS encoding MTH1187 family thiamine-binding protein — MLVEFSVVPLGKGESVSEYVAECMKIVRESGVRYLLTPMATILEGEMDEVMEVVMKCHTKVLGMSDRVITTIKIDDRKGRKDAMTQKIKSVEDKLA; from the coding sequence ATGCTGGTAGAGTTTAGCGTAGTTCCCTTGGGGAAGGGCGAGAGCGTGAGTGAATACGTGGCGGAATGCATGAAGATAGTGAGAGAGAGTGGTGTAAGGTATCTGCTCACTCCCATGGCCACGATACTTGAGGGTGAAATGGACGAGGTCATGGAGGTAGTAATGAAATGCCACACCAAGGTCTTGGGGATGTCTGACAGGGTCATTACCACCATCAAGATCGACGACCGGAAGGGCAGGAAGGACGCAATGACCCAGAAGATAAAGAGCGTGGAAGATAAATTGGCCTAG